In the Aquificaceae bacterium genome, one interval contains:
- a CDS encoding peptidylprolyl isomerase, whose translation MKLILIILVLLNLASARVVARIDKEQITLNEVRQAFNAYWREILHLPIARATSRDLQEFIVEYVRSKIIHMEARRMGISVTPREFEEYVEKHIGSKRLSDVAKDLITTEMLSQRIISRIAGDLEVKEGQITAYYYLNLRDFKLPAQVLLDRYTSDSLDTANEVYYSLSRGLTVRESGVRAGQPMWYSIQTLPEVVRRQLYPYEVGKTTRPIEVGGLYVIFRVADRRGSGIMPLEEARPIVREKLLREKRQEVFQRWFQEASKRYSVEFYFGQL comes from the coding sequence ATGAAGCTAATCCTTATCATCCTTGTGCTTCTGAACCTTGCGTCAGCAAGGGTTGTGGCACGCATAGACAAAGAACAGATAACCTTAAACGAGGTTCGTCAGGCTTTTAACGCCTACTGGAGAGAGATACTGCACCTTCCAATCGCCAGAGCCACCTCCAGAGACCTTCAGGAATTTATAGTGGAGTATGTCAGGAGCAAGATAATACATATGGAAGCCAGAAGGATGGGCATATCCGTGACGCCCAGAGAGTTTGAAGAATATGTGGAAAAGCATATAGGTAGCAAGCGCCTTAGCGATGTGGCAAAGGACCTTATAACCACAGAGATGCTGAGTCAGAGGATAATAAGCAGGATAGCAGGAGACCTTGAGGTCAAGGAAGGTCAGATAACCGCTTACTATTACCTTAACCTGAGAGACTTCAAGCTTCCGGCACAGGTGCTCCTGGATAGGTATACCTCAGACAGCCTTGACACGGCCAACGAGGTATACTACAGCCTCTCACGAGGACTTACGGTCAGGGAAAGTGGTGTAAGGGCTGGTCAGCCCATGTGGTATTCCATACAGACTCTACCGGAGGTAGTCAGGCGCCAGCTTTATCCTTACGAGGTGGGCAAGACCACAAGACCCATAGAGGTGGGTGGCCTTTATGTTATCTTCAGGGTGGCAGACAGGAGGGGAAGTGGTATAATGCCCCTTGAAGAAGCAAGGCCCATAGTAAGGGAAAAGCTTCTCAGGGAAAAAAGGCAGGAGGTTTTTCAGAGATGGTTTCAGGAGGCTTCAAAAAGATATTCTGTGGAATTCTACTTTGGTCAACTCTGA